The DNA region ACGCTCCGCCCTTAGGTCCAATGCTTCCAGGCGAGCATTTCCAACACATCCTGTTCGCCTTCAGATATTCCATGCCTTTGCGGTGATCAGGCATTCCTGGGGGCGGTCCAGGGCTGCCAGGTCCAGAGTTGTACCATTAAGGAGATCTTGAGTATGTAGCACCTCCCTGAGCCTTTATTCTCAGCCGGGCTGATCGAGTACCAGCATCAACAAACGCAACACTAGCAGCTTGTGGCGTCCCTCCAGGGGATCAATCCGCCACGATCATTGGTATTCCGGCATCCTTCGGCTCCCTCGCCATTCTTTTAGTCCTGATTCGTGTATTCGGGCGTCTCTGGATTACCAAGGTCGACTTGGACTGGGATGACTACTTGATTGTCCTCGCAGTGGTGAGTCTGGTCCACAACGGGGTTTCATCCTGCCGCGTTGAACCGCATACTGAACTACTAGATATCTGCCTCGGTACTCAATTTTATCTGCTATCCCAGTAAGCCAACTCCCTGTCGCCGCCCTAACTTCAGACTAACAAGCAAATAGTGGCTCATCTAGGGATGGGAAAGGACTTTTGGACGATCCCGTTCCCTGACATTGATATGACACTCAAGGTACGATTTTAACACGAGACAAGTCAAAGTCGGGTTGCTAATCACATTATACAGCTGCTTTACGTTGCCGAAATCTTCTACATGTTTGCCGAGATGTTAGTACAAATGTCCCTTTTGGCATTTTACATCCGCGTCTTCCCAGAGGCCTCCCTCTTCGTGAGACGATCGTCTTGGACTTTGATCGCCATCGTAGCGTGCTTCGGAATCGCAAACACCTGTACAATGATCTTTCAGTGTACCCCAATCCCCTTCTTCTGGTCTGGTTGGGCTGGTGAGATGGCTGGCAAATgcatcgacatcaacctcttctctTGGATCCGTGCCGCCATCGAAATCGCAATCGACGTCGCGATTCTTTCCTTACCTCTTCCCAGTGTCGTCAAGTTGCAGATgagctggaagaagaaggctcaaGTCCTTCTGATGTTTGCCCTTGGCTTTGTGTGAGTCACTTTCCGCTATTCCTTGCCGGCTCCGGAACGAAATCAGAGTCTGAGTCTAACCTGTTTATAGCATCACTGTTGTCAGCATTCTGCGCCTACAATCCCTCATCCAGTTTGCCAAGACATCCAATCCCACTTGTAAGCAACCTTTCCCCAATTGTTGCGCACTTGGCAAGCCGTTGCTCAAAAACATGACACAGATGACAACTCGCCGGCCATTTACTGGAGTGTCCTTGAGTGCGACATGTTCATTATCTGCGCCTGCTTACCCGCCTTACGATCGGTTCTCTCCAAACTCGCGCCCAGGGTCTTTGGCACGACTCGCAAAAAGAGTTATCCATCTGGAGATTACTATAGACATGAGGGTTCAAACCAGGACTCTGAGCGTCAGGTATCCTCGCATCACCTGAGAAGTCTGGATAGTTCGGGGAAGATTACGAAAAGCGTTGACGTGGATGTCACGCAGGAACAAAGAACGGCATCCGATGAGGATCTGGTCTACCCACCACGATCATACTACTTATCCGATAGCTAAGACTGGTCTTGGCGCGAAAATAGATTTAGCTAAATGATAGATACGAATATTATAGACACATGATGCTTCCATTTACCATCTGTCTAGCTTGAAACCAAAGACATCAGAAAAACGAGATTGTGTATTTTCCCCAAAGTCCTGCAAGGTCCAGTGATCACTTCAGTGAGTCAAAAAGAGACATCTTGACTGTATCGAGCTGCTGCACAGCTTCGATCTCATCATCCAGACTATCCAGGAACCGCCTCTCGTCCCACTTTGGCTTCCACCCGAGCTTCAGTGCATTCTCGGGGATAAGGCGCCCACTCCCAGCAGTTAGTTTGTTACTTTATCACATCTGAGGAATATCTCACCTGGAAGTGCCAATAGCTCGCATATACAGGCGCGGGAATCCCATGGTATCGGCGGCCTCATCATAACTTGGCCATACCTGTACCTCTGGTTCGGTCACAAGCCCGCGGGAATAGAGGCCCTTAGCGaggccatccatcaccttccACCAAGGAGATCTATGAGCCAGGGCGAAGTAGTATCCATTTTCACCGCTTGGAACCGGTTCTTGTCTCAGGATCTtctccaggaggaggagataGAGTGAGGTCAAATCAGAGATATGAACTGCAGCTGGGCTCTGTGTTGTGTCAGTCAGAAATTTAGTCCGCAATATGAGAAAGGGTCCCTTCGAGTGATCGTTgggaaaggaaaaaaaaggagCAAGTTAAGGGAAATGGTGAAACCTACGCCATCGACGTCGAATTTGTAAACAGTCTTCAGCTTGATGCTAGTTCTGACGAAAGCGGGGATGTTGACAGACAGCTTTCGACACTCGCCAGTGCCTCTGCCATCTGTTAAATAATTAGGCCATCTTCTTTCGGTGTTTAACTTTTTCAGTCGGTCGACACTTACAGACCACAGGGACGACAACGTTCAAAGTCGTCACATTCTGTGCCTTGCCCTCGTCTGCAAGAAGGATGTTCGTCTGTACTTTAATTAGGCATCCTTCTCGTTAAAAACCAATCCCGGATACTTACCTGTCTAACCGGGTTTTTAGTGccaatctctctctctttgctGAGGAGAGGATCGGTATCCCTAACTTCTCCGGACGGCCATCCACCCTCCTCCGTGAACATGGTTGCCACAGATGACTATGCCAAGTTTAGTAGGATTTTCAATATTAGGCGTTACGAACTCACATGAATCAAGTAAGTCTTGTTTCTACTGTCTCGCTGGCGTTGGCCAAGAGCGGCAACGAGGTTCGTGGTCATGGCAGGGTACATAGAACCCGCAGTGTGGATTACAATATTGACTCAAAATCCCGTCAATATCCTTATCCTAAATATTCTAGAGCGACACATACTCTCGTTACGAAGCACGGCTTCTTCAACTGCTGCCTTGTCGTTGAGGTCAACATTAACAGCATCAATCCTGAGCTTCGATACACTTTCGACTTGGTCCTGTGCCCGAACGGCAGCAAAGAACTTTGCGTCCTTGAAAGAATCATTGGAgtgaaggaggagatctgCTAGAACAGAGCCGCCACTGTAAGATGTCAGTGACAGTGTGGAAGGGGCATAGGGATGCTTACATGTAACCGGCAGCGCCTGTGATAAGAACGTTCTggaccatgatgatgatatggGTATACGAAAGTAACTAGAGTATGAAATAGGTGTAAGATATTTGTTTTATTTACTCCCTTCTCGTAGAGGAGAGGAACAGTCCTACTTATACTCAATATCTACTTGAGTCTTGAAGGGGAGGATGAATCGCCTTGGAAAGCTGATTGGCTGCTTCAATCGATGTAGACCCACACTCCATCCTTTCGGAAACCCGCGCGTTTGCGGTGAATTTGTAATCTCACAAGAACAACCCTCGATCTTACGCGCAGGGTGGATGGGAACACTATTTCCTAACAAACTTGTGATAAAGATGGAAACCCGCGGGAATCCTGCCGGCGAAAAGCCCTATAGTCGCCCAGCAATCACTCGTCGCTCAGTACGTCCTCGCGGTGTCACTTGTTATTGCCAGGATGCTGACATGTGCGTGTTAGTGTGACCAATGCCGCGCACGAAAGGTGACCGACCATGACCTGGGCCTACACGGCGGGCATTAACTAATACCCTGTATCTAGGTCGGCTGTGATAGAGGCTCTCCCTGTTCGAATTGCTTATCTGCCCGTGTCGATTGTACTCATAGTGCGGTCACCTCGAAACCAGCTACTGGCAAGCAAAGGGTATTGATCTCGACTCAATAGTGAGTAATAATGACCAAAACCCCGTATCACTGGCTGATCTAACAACCATTGGTAGTGAACGCAAAATTGACAATATTGCTCGGGATATTGACGacatcaagcttcttctccaagagcTCAACCTACCAGGACAACAAACAGCGTCCCAGGTCCAACAGCCTCTCCAGCAGGCGACTTCAAATACCCGTGATAAGCCCATATCTGTAAATACCACAACAGCTGCTCTAGCCACAATTGCTCAATGGGATCATTCCTCACATGTCATTGACTTTGTGAGAGCCCTTGTCGAGGACAGATCTGGAATGAACCACGATGGGCCAGGGCCAGACCCCGAGTCAAGCCAGGTAATCTCGTCTCTAAGAAATCTACTCGATGCTCTAGAGAACCCCAGCATTACTCTAAACTCACATCCAGATGCCTCTGCAACCGCAGACCAACAAGCCAGCACTTCAATGCCCCCATTGGAGTCTGTTGTAGGCATACTGCGCTGGGCAAGGAGTATGTCGCCCCGTGACTCAATTACTTAGATTTCTACTAAGGATTCAGTGCATCAAAACTCTCACAGACTGTCTTGGATCTGTAAAGTTCTTCCTTTTGACAAGTTTGAAGAGATCTGTCGCAAAGTATACTTTGCAGTCGACGATTACACCAAAGCTGAGTTCATTGTCACCAATAGCTTCCTATCATACGTCTTTGCAGAGCATGCTGTGATATGTGGGGATGCTACCTCGCGAGAGTATTGTAATCTCTGCCGATCAAATCTCGGCAACGCGATATCGCGTCTCCCTCTGTTCCTACCCGCCTCTATGGAAATGATTGCTGCACTAACACTAGGAGTAAGTCTTCAGGAACACAGAGGACAAAATGCACAAGCTAAATATCTCAAAGGCTTTACACTCGGTTGAAGACTCCAAAGCTTCAAGGGCTTGGACTTTGCTCTCGAATGCCCTAAGTCTCTGCCAAACTCTCGGGTACCACCGCCTCAGCAACTCAAGAAGAGGCACAGGTGCAGGCCAAGATGCCCAGAAACAACTCTTCTGGGCCGTCTTTGGTTACGAAAGCGGGCTGTCTCTCAGGCTTGGACGGTCTTCGGGCATTCCGGACAGTGATATCTTAACACCTATCAATCCGAATGAGCCACGCTTTATCAAAGTTGCACGAGTTCAGAGACAGGTCTATGATCGACTATATAGTCCAGCTAGTCTTTCTGCAAGTGCTGAAGACCGTTATCAAACCTGTCAAACGCTCTCTCAGGAGATGCGAGAGACAATCGACGAGACTCATGTCGCACTATCTGTATGGATCCAACGCCCGTATCTCCTTGGACCTTGCTGACAAATATCTCAAGGAGGCGACAAGTAAAGCCGAGGCTGATGACTCTGAAGTAGATCCTATGAGAGTCATCTATCTTCAATGTGACTTCGTCTGCCAGTCCTCACTTCTCGCCTTGATCCTCAAGGCAATTCCTCCAGGGCAGTATACAGATATTCCCGACAATTGCATCGGAGTTGCTCGCAGCACTTTGGATATGCATGAAACATGCATGGAAGGGATGCGACGCTGTAAAGACCCGTTGCTTGTCCGGAAATATGTCAACTGGTAAGTTGAATGCCCTGGTGGAATGTCGATTgaatttttttatttttattttgTATTCGATGATGCTTCTCAAAGCCAAGGTCATTGTCATGAAATACTAACTATTCTTCAGGGCACTGCTAAACACTCCTTTCGTTCCTTTTAGCATCCTCTTCACACATGCTATTGAGAAACTTGACATGGACGACTTCGCTCGCCTAGAACGATTCGCCGCCTCGTTGAAACTTGAGGCTGCTGGTACCGAGCCACTCACACACCCGCATCGGCTATACGAGCTCCTTTGCAAAGCTGGTCGTCTGCATATCAGTTCCAACACGCTCTCATCTCaacttggcgatgctcttgATCCTAACATGCTAGCTACTGTAGCATCAACTGAGCCCATGGGTATCATGGCGGAAACGGGGATGGAAATACAAGGCCCCAATTATTATGGGGATTACATGTTGAACCTTGGTGGCTGGTACCATGATAACCAGCAACTGATGAGTTTATTGGATGAGGATTTCATGTTTGAGTAGGTACTCCGTTTGAGATGGTTCTTGCTGTTCGGTCAATCCTGGACCTGGCATGGAGCTATTGCTCTCCTTCACAGCATTGCTCCCTTGTGTCTTCCCTACAACACACCTGTTTGCAATTCATTTTAATATCGTTTTCATAATAAACACCGAATGCTCTGTCACTATGTTTCATTCGTATTTTGATTCCTTCTCTCCAGCGCGTACTACACCGTCAGCCCAGCATTCAGGGGCTACCGATCTGCCCTGAAGAACGAAATATTCAGTTATAATAACTTCAAATAGCCTGCTTGGGACTTACACAAGTCCTGAACACATGATTACAGATTTTATCAGCCAAGGCGATCTATATAGTGTTAAAATCAATAAGGTGGGTTGAGAACAAGACATATACACGAGGGCATGTCGTTGACGAAGTAAACGTCAAGTCCCAAGGAGTGAGTGCAAGATCCGTCTCAATGCTCGGATATTGCCGCCATAAATTGGCTGCACCTTCTAGGCCCTCCTTAAACGTACCCAAGCTCTGGAGCACCTCGGAGCCGACTCATAATCAAGTCACTTGCTGTGGCGTTCACGGTATGAAGCCTCGAGATGAGGGTCACATGTGCCAAAGGTAGACGGCATGTTCTTGAGAAATGAAATCTACAAGGAAAGTGTATTAAATCTAGTAAAGTAAAGGTGATTATATCTGATATCTGTTCATGTCTCATTCATTGCCCTTCCTATCCACTGAGAAACCTATAGCCAGCGCTCATCCATCCTTGCAAGCCGTGATCAGGCGCCACTCCCATGTAGTCTGTAACCTGACACACTCTTCTATAATCTCAGGATCCTCCCACCACCATGTATCAACGGCGATATACTCTGCCCAAACCTCCATCCAGAGCATCCTACCGACTATATTTCGGAGTTCCTGCTTGATGGTGTCTTCCGACGGATGGCTGTTTTCAGCCGGTGTGAGCTGTTGCTCATCGAGCGGAACAGCGGAGAACTGTGTGCTCGTAATTCTACCTTTAATATGCAATGATGCATTCTCCAACCAGATTGGAAGCAATCTGCTCGGGTTCATGCAGCGAAAGTTTGTTTctaagtttaataataagttGTGCTCGATCCACGCTCGTAACAATGGCCCCAGAGAGCTTGTAAGCGGGAGCGGGTCGACCAGCACGAGATGCAAAGCACCGCTGGGCTTGAGGCATCGGTGGATGTTTTTAAGGACACCAGGAATCTCCTgggatggtgttgacaaAGGAAGACGTAACGAATAGACTGCCTCAAATGACGATGGCGCCATAGGAAaggctgatgatgacctcACCGGCACAAGGACCGGATGAATATTAGGAAAGAGAGTGTGAGAGAGTGGCGCTGGTGACAGGTGGTAAACCTGCTTATTATGGTGCACAGCTGCTAAATATGAAGTCGCAGCTACGAGTTGATGTCAGTGAACGGTGGTTCCATGACAATAATCCGGCCAGAAGAGACTTACCTGGTGTCTCGTAAAGTGCAAGAACCTTCTTTGGTTTATCTGAGTTCGTATCCTGAGCAGTTTCTGATATATCCTCCTCTTGATCTGCCGGTTGGTCCATGTTATATAATGCAGAGAGCATCCATTGAGTCTTCTCCACCTCCAAGTCTTTCCATGAGTTGGGGCTGCTCAATGTGCCCCATACTCCCTTGAGGCGGAGAAGGCGGATGCTGTTAGATTCAGACGCCAAGCGTGTTACTTCACGCTGCATGGCATTCTGCTCCATCGGAAAAGTTGACTCTGGTGAGCTTGGCTCTTGAGCGGGATCTTCCATGGTTGACGAGAATGTCTCCGTGGTGGGGGTGCAGGCCCACGTGTCTGGCGGCTTCCAACCATCACTTGGCTCACTCCTCAACAAGGCATTGCATGACGGCACTCGTCTTGGTGTACTGGGCAGAGGTGGTAGAGGTGCGCTTGGGGACTTGCTCTTGAGCGCCCGCAAGGATAAAGTCCTATTCATGGTGAGATGAGCTCAACAATGACACTTGGGGTACATACTGGCCACCCGAGGACCGTGGGCGACTGAGAGACTTGCTCTCTGTGTTAGCGGTAATGGTCACCTCGGAGCTCAGACCAAATTGAGGGTCCGAGGGCGTGCGTAGTGATGTTGTGACTTCAGTGCTCCTAGCTATGTAGGAGCCCTCACTAAAGGTCTGGACGATATGGCATGGTTCTAAGGCCACCCGCTCGATAACTTGGGTGTCCCATGGAGGGGAAGGAGGCAGAGGATACTGGTCGTCATCCCCTCTGGAGTTGGTGTTGTAAAGCTCTGGAGGAGCCTGGCGGTCAGTAAGTCGAGTCAGGTCAAAGTCGTAGATACCTGCGTCTCGCTTTGACAGGTTCGACGAACCTGAGGAGCATTCCAGGATCTGTTCGTGAACAAGAGTGTGATCGGTGGTGGACTCGAAGCTGTGAGATACTGTGTCGGATGTTGTTTCGTAATTATTGAGGGTGAAATTTGAGGCTCTGTCAGCCTCAATGTCATAGTTGTTGGTCGAGGTGGTAGTGTGGATGGAGGATGGCGTAGGTGACAGAGTTGCAAAGTCCCTGCTGCTGGTCTTGCGTCCGGGATACCCAACAAATGAAGGACCGTCgctggatgatgtcgagCCTCGACTGAAGAGTGATCTCGCCTTGGTGGAGCTCTTGTCGCTGCGCGGCTGTCTGGCCTTCCTTTCGCGATGTTCCTTTCTGGACTCCCTCTTGGGGTCTGTCCAGACGACGTCCCACATTTTGTGAGaccgacgaagacgacgcAAGTAGGCAAAACTTGTTGCTGGTCTGAGAAATCTGGGCAATGTGCGGCCTTTCGGGGGAAGGCCTGGTGAATCGGGAGTTGGCTGTGGAGATGGGGACCGTGTCATCGGAACAGAGTGCAACTGTGTGATCGATCGAGGATGACGTGAGGCAGAGCGGAGAAGAGGGCCGGAAGGTTTGGGTGTGTAGGGGCCCTGAGCAAACAATGCCCTATCCTTTTATTTGACGGCCCCCCCTACATGAGGGCGCGGCGACCAAAAGGCATGGCTATTGACTCTGGCAGGCTGGCGAATGTAAGGCTGAACCTAATCATCAAGGTGGTGCGTCCATGCCGTCGAGAACGAACAGGCAGGGGAAGAGTGGCAGAAGGGCGGGAACCCGGCACCAACATTGGCAATTCCATGGAGTTGAGCGCCATGCCATATATCAAGGGGACGTCAAAGCACCACCGCCGGATCTTGCTCCTGCCGGGCTCCTGGGTCCATCCGGCTGGCCTCGCTTTTTCCCTTCCCGTGAGCCGATGCCCTTGTCACAGAGATCAGATTTGCAACAGGCCCCTGACAAGACATCCCCGCTCGCCGGCATCGCACCATGCATGGGTCTGGATGCAGCCACGGCACTTGTGTGGCTTGATGCTATCGACGCCATCACCAGCTGGTTGGTTGCTCACGTGGGGGACACGGCCCTTTCTCATGGTTTTTGTGTGCTTGTCCTCGGATACTCGCTCCTGAATAGAGAAAGGCCATCTCGGTAACGTTGAAGGCTTGATAGCAGCTGCATGAACTCCCTCTGCACGGCCGTTTACGGTTCCTGAGATGGGCACCCACGATGTGGCAATCACTGGCGGCGATTGTTGATTGATAGAATCACCAAGGCAAACGCCATGGTCTGGCAAACAAGAGGACGTGCGCCCTCAGAGTTGgcaccaagaagctcctctGCCCACAAACATGCACGCAGTTCGTCCAGAAGCAAAGCTACGTACGACGTGGCCAGTTCCAAGGAACGGAAAACGAATGGTGAAAACCATTGTCCGATGCCACGGCCGCGGAACATTTCAACGCGGAACTGTGGCGTCCTGGTCGGTAGCTGATGGCAGGGCCTCAAATGCCGTGGCTGGTTCTAGACCGTTTGCGGGGATCATCGGAACACTCTCCCTTGCCCACATGAAGATTGATCGATTTTTAACACCCTTGACAGGCTGGGATCTCGATTAGTCTCAGCTAAATTGAAAGCGTCTAGGCCACTCGCAGAAGGGGTTATTCAGGCTGTCTTATCCTTCAGCCCCTTGATGCATCACACATGCTGTTCCATACAACCGGGTCGTCAAACCCACGAGGCGGAGAAGCAAAACGCGTGGCCTGCAGGTTGAGTTGTCTTAGCTTTCGAAGCTCTGTTAGCGCTTGCGTCGGTAGCAAGAAAAGCAAACAAATGATCCCATTCGCTCCCAGCTGCCGAGCCTGCTTTTCTTGTTGAATTGTCAGCAAGCCTCAAGCACAACACGTCAGAACCAACAGTCGGAGCCGCCGAAAGTGCATTATGAGGGTAAGAAATTGAAGGCTTTTTTTCTCGgcatctcgacctcctccttaTCAAGGGGCAGGGAGGCCAGAACCAGGCGGCAGAAGTCAGACACTAATGTGTGAGATGCTGCTTGTACGGGAAGTGGCTTTCATATGTGCTCAGACAGACAACCTTTACGACACTCAGCGAGCCTATCGCCACTTGAAGGCAAACCCAGCACGAGGCAGACCGTCAAGGCCTTCCCCAATGCAGAGTACAGTCTCTTGTTGGGGAAGTGTCATATCCACGTCACGTACCTGACAGGTGGCTGGGCTAGTGGCAATCGTCTTGCTTTTGACAGCCCCAGCTGCCCAGCTATTTAGTGCCAGGGGCTAGCTGGAGGTGATTCAGCtggcaagaagctcgccaAAAGCTCAAGTCAATCGGACCTGACAGCGATTCTACCCGGCCCCTTCTCGTGCACGGGGCTCGAGTCGCGTGTCGCATCCCGCTGCTTTGACCCCAGTGCGGCCCGTCTCAGGCGATCTATTGGTGCTGCTCCGTTGACGGGGAGAGATTAACTTAGTGCCTCTGCAGGGCCGTGGCTTAAGGTTCAGACCTGGAACGGCCGATCGGCTAACTCGACCCGTGGATGGGTTCCTCCGCGATAGAGGTCCATCCCTGTTGGCCATCCGAACCGCTCTGTCCTTAACTTGCAAGCCTCCCCTTAGCACAAAGGCATGCTGCCGTCTATACTGCCGTCTTTGTGCTCTAGGCAGCCCATCTCGCCAAGTAAAACGCCGTGAAACTCAGAGTCACCGCTGACGTCTGGTGTTGATGTGCGCTCCTGGTCATCATGGACAGCGTCAAGCCCAAGTTCCAAGGCCTGTCAATGGCAATCGACGGCTTCAATAGCCGTGTCTCATCTTCAGGCTTTGGCCGTTTTTTCAGGTTGGAAGGCAGTGGCCATGTACGTTATTTGGCCTCTTTCTGCCATATTCCTTGCTCGGTTTTGCTGACAGCTTCTCTAGCCCAAGGAGATCCCTGGCTCATCGCTATACAATGAGATCCGCGCAGGAGCAACCACTTTCGCCACGATGGCATACATCATTGCCGTCAATGTACGATATCCGACCGATTATGCATCTGCTTGCCCAGGCACTAATTGATTGGTATACAGGCCACCGTTCTTTCACAAACTGGCGGCACTTGCCCATGCGATGAGGAGAATCGGGTGGATTGTGATAACAGCGTCAGCTACATGACGTGCAAGGAAGGTGAGAACATATTTATGAGTCCAGTATGCGTTTCAAATGGCTAACCTCCATCAAGAGGTCAGAAGGGATCTCATTACCGCAACAGCTGCCATTGCAGCACTCTCCAGTTTCCTCTTTGGTCTCTGCACCAACCTCCCGGTTGCCCTGGCGTGAGTCTCTCGAAGCGACAAGCAAGACCGGACACTAATGAGAAACAGACCCGGTATGGGCATGAATGCCTACTTCGCATTTCAAGTCGTCGGCTACAATGGATCAGGTCATATTCCATACGGCGTGGCGTTGACAGCCGTATTCACTGAAGGtctcatcttcgtcttcctAGCCATGACGGGCATGCGACAATGGCTCGTCAAACTCATCCCAGCCACCATCAAGACAGCAACAGGAGTGGGTATCGGTCTATTTCTCACTGAGATCGGATTATCCTACTCGGCAGGCATCGGTGCTATCACTGGAGGCTACAAGGCTACGCCTTTGGCTATCGCGGGCTGCCCTATTGAGATGATTGACCCTCAGACTCAAATGTGTGATGGCGGACTTATGTCAAGCCCCAAGGTACTTGCTAAAGATTCCAAATACGTGCGAGTAACTGACAACAACACAGCTTTGGACAGGCATCTTCGCAGGAGGTATTTTGACGGCCTATCTCATGGCTTTCCGCGTCAAATACGCCTTTATCATTGGCATCGCTCTGGTCTCTATCGTTTCTTGGCCGTGAGGATATCCCATTCTCCCGGATCCAAGCACATTGCTAACAATCCATTAGACGCGGGACGAGCATTACCTACTTCCCACATACCGCGGAAGGAGAGTCGCGTTTTGACCTGTTCAAAAAGGTCGTCTCTTTCCAACCCATACGACACACACTGAATGTTCTCGAGTGGGATGTCGCAGCCCATGGGTCTCAGTTCGCGCTCGCACTCTTCACCTTCCTCTACGTGGATATCATCGATGCCACGGCAACATTGTACTCGATGGTTAAATTCTGcggcgttgttgatgctgagGATGGTGATTTCCCTCGCTCGACTATCGCATATTGCTGCGATGCTATCTGTATCTCCATCAGCGCGCTTTTCGGCTGCTCTCCAGTCACCGCCTTCATTGAAAGCGGTGCCGGCATCGCTGAAGGAGGGCTTACTGGGCTAACTTCTATGGTGACTGGTCTCTGTTTCTTCATCTCCGTCTTTTTCGTCCCAATCTTTGCCTCTATCCCACCCTGGGCGACTGGTCCAACTCTGATTCTTGTAAGTGGCTTGAGGAGACTTGCACCCTCTACGCATATTCTAACAGAATCTATAGGTTGGTTGCATGATGGCTCGACAAATGACTCAGATCAATTGGCGGTACATCGGCGATACCCTTCCTTCATTCGTCGTGATCGCTTTTGTACCCTTCTCATACAGTGTCGCATATGGCCTCATTGCGTAAGTTGACACCAATTGTTTCCCAGGCACTCGACTAACAATATCTTAAGGGGCATGTTTCTCTACGCCGCCATTAATGGATTGGTCGGATTAACTGTACGGCTATCCGGCGGAAGAATAGAGCCGCGTGAGTACGACCTCAAGGAGTACTGGACTTGGAAGGCGCCGGGAAGAAAGCCCTGGTTTGTTCGAGCTCTACGGAACGGAGGCTGCGTTAGCAAGGATGATAACGAGTCGAGCACGCGGAGGTTTGACAACAACGGCTCCGATTGCGAAATGTTCAGAGTGGCGTCCACAGAGCGAAAGGACGAAGGGACAGATGTGGCTGTAACGATGCCAATGAGGACACTATCATCCTTTTCACGACGATGAATAGAACTAGATTCGGGGTTGTCTTCTAAAATTTTTGTTTTTTGGCTCCTCTATGTTCACCTCTATACCATGTTGTTTGAGATTATTACTAACCCTGTCAGACGACATATTAGACCGTTTGTCGTATCTCGCAGTCTTCCCAGGGTTTATCTCTTCATTCACGATCTCTAATCGACCAGGTGGGGTAGCCAGCGTCATTGTAGGCTGATGGTTTCATTAAATGCTCAATACTAGTCGTTGATTGTGTCTTAATGAACGGCACTCCAAGCCGTTTCTGGCTTCATGAACGCAGAGTCGCAGTCCATCAATGGATCCCAATCCTCGAGTCGATGACCCTGAAGACAACGGTCAAGAATATACTGGACAATACCACTTAACCCAAGAGCCTGAGGCCCTCCTCCCACCTGCAC from Fusarium keratoplasticum isolate Fu6.1 chromosome 12, whole genome shotgun sequence includes:
- a CDS encoding CFEM domain-containing protein, translating into MRFSLILCLAAAMLGRTTAQADLEATLPNCTVQCFQASISNTSCSPSDIPCLCGDQAFLGAVQGCQVQSCTIKEILTSTNATLAACGVPPGDQSATIIGIPASFGSLAILLVLIRVFGRLWITKVDLDWDDYLIVLAVISASVLNFICYPMAHLGMGKDFWTIPFPDIDMTLKLLYVAEIFYMFAEMLVQMSLLAFYIRVFPEASLFVRRSSWTLIAIVACFGIANTCTMIFQCTPIPFFWSGWAGEMAGKCIDINLFSWIRAAIEIAIDVAILSLPLPSVVKLQMSWKKKAQVLLMFALGFVITVVSILRLQSLIQFAKTSNPTYDNSPAIYWSVLECDMFIICACLPALRSVLSKLAPRVFGTTRKKSYPSGDYYRHEGSNQDSERQVSSHHLRSLDSSGKITKSVDVDVTQEQRTASDEDLVYPPRSYYLSDS
- a CDS encoding Zn(2)-C6 fungal-type domain-containing protein, which gives rise to METRGNPAGEKPYSRPAITRRSCDQCRARKVGCDRGSPCSNCLSARVDCTHSAVTSKPATGKQRVLISTQYERKIDNIARDIDDIKLLLQELNLPGQQTASQVQQPLQQATSNTRDKPISVNTTTAALATIAQWDHSSHVIDFVRALVEDRSGMNHDGPGPDPESSQVISSLRNLLDALENPSITLNSHPDASATADQQASTSMPPLESVVGILRWARMHQNSHRLSWICKVLPFDKFEEICRKVYFAVDDYTKAEFIVTNSFLSYVFAEHAVICGDATSREYCNLCRSNLGNAISRLPLFLPASMEMIAALTLGALHSVEDSKASRAWTLLSNALSLCQTLGYHRLSNSRRGTGAGQDAQKQLFWAVFGYESGLSLRLGRSSGIPDSDILTPINPNEPRFIKVARVQRQVYDRLYSPASLSASAEDRYQTCQTLSQEMRETIDETHVALSEATSKAEADDSEVDPMRVIYLQCDFVCQSSLLALILKAIPPGQYTDIPDNCIGVARSTLDMHETCMEGMRRCKDPLLVRKYVNWALLNTPFVPFSILFTHAIEKLDMDDFARLERFAASLKLEAAGTEPLTHPHRLYELLCKAGRLHISSNTLSSQLGDALDPNMLATVASTEPMGIMAETGMEIQGPNYYGDYMLNLGGWYHDNQQLMSLLDEDFMFE